A window of the Scleropages formosus chromosome 21, fSclFor1.1, whole genome shotgun sequence genome harbors these coding sequences:
- the cradd gene encoding death domain-containing protein CRADD → MKIMDPKHRDVLRKSRLYLSSEILVDDTIVPYLYQEGVLTESQVEEIQSQVTNRKKNLKLLDILPTRGPRAFGAFLRSLEEEFSWVKEKLEQDARGLEDKDAAAAAEAGEDEEHALARECGLSQLALEKVPTDQELNRLVHRLGPDWEWIVVDLGVPVWEVQRCRAEYPLSPHGQALASLVRWRQRSGRRATVRRLLRSLQAADVHPSVLEDVFH, encoded by the exons ATGAAAATCATGGACCCGAAACATAGGGACGTCCTTCGGAAGAGCCGCCTGTACCTGTCCAGCGAAATCCTGGTGGATGACACCATCGTGCCCTATCTGTACCAGGAAGGCGTTCTAACGGAGAGCCAAGTGGAGGAGATCCAGAGTCAGGTGACGAACCGAAAGAAGAACCTGAAGCTGCTCGACATCCTGCCCACCCGCGGTCCGCGCGCTTTCGGGGCCTTCCTGCGCTCCCTCGAGGAGGAGTTCTCCTGGGTCAAAGAGAAGCTCGAGCAGGACGCGCGGGGGCTCGAGGACAAAgatgcggcggcggcggctgagGCTGGAGAGGACGAGGAGCACGCGCTGGCGA GGGAGTGTGGTCTTTCACAGCTCGCCCTGGAGAAGGTGCCAACGGACCAGGAGCTGAACCGGCTGGTGCACCGGCTGGGTCCGGATTGGGAGTGGATCGTGGTGGACCTGGGTGTGCCGGTGTGGGAGGTGCAGCGGTGCCGTGCTGAGTATCCGCTCAGCCCACACGGCCAGGCCCTGGCCAGCCTGGTGCGCTGGAGGCAGCGCTCGGGGAGAAGGGCCACTGTCCGCCGCCTCCTCCGGAGCCTCCAAGCAGCGGACGTCCACCCGTCTGTGCTGGAAGACGTGTTTCACTGA
- the socs2 gene encoding suppressor of cytokine signaling 2, producing MCIGTLWGTFPMTCHSSETIENERRSEPVSRAVESDQSRIAAAMRDLKKTGWYWGSLTASEAKEILQDSSEGTFLVRDSSQRDYLFTISAMTSAGPTNLRIEYKDGKFKLDSVVLVKPKLKQFDSVVHLVEHYVQLSRTTWKGSGSEPLAQPTGTVQLLLTQPVYTVTPSLQHLCRLAINKATRQVQELPLPNRLKDYLLDYVYHV from the exons ATGTGTATCGGCACATTGTGGGGGACTTTTCCAATGACCTGCCACTCCTCGGAAACGATCGAGAATGAGCGGAGATCGGAGCCCGTGTCCCGAGCGGTAGAGTCCGACCAGAGTCGCATCGCCGCGGCCATGAGGGACCTCAAGAAGACAG GCTGGTATTGGGGTAGCCTCACAGCCAGTGAAGCCAAAGAGATCCTCCAGGATTCATCGGAGGGCACCTTCTTGGTCCGTGACAGCTCCCAAAGGGACTACCTGTTCACAATCTCTGCCATGACCTCTGCTGGCCCCACCAACCTGCGCATCGAGTACAAGGATGGCAAGTTCAAGCTGGACTCGGTGGTGTTAGTCAAACCCAAACTGAAGCAATTTGACAGTGTGGTGCACCTGGTAGAACACTATGTCCAACTGTCTAGGACTACCTGGAAGGGGAGTGGCAGTGAGCCATTGGCCCAACCCACTGGCACAGTGCAGCTACTCCTGACCCAACCTGTTTACACGGTCACACCCTCCCTGCAGCACCTCTGTCGGCTTGCCATCAATAAGGCTACCAGACAGGTCCAGGAACTTCCCTTACCCAATCGCCTCAAAGACTACCTGTTGGATTACGTCTACCATGTGTGA